In a single window of the Agrobacterium vitis genome:
- a CDS encoding type II toxin-antitoxin system HipA family toxin: MADFVAHVALGEGRTSVGQLRFTHTGPRQFSTFAYGAEWIENPRAFAIQPDFSLEAGPFHTSGQPGNMRDALAGVFADAAPDSWGRRLLERAYGNGLNEFEYLTLSDDTCRQGALRFLDDKGVVIRGKAADAVPRLVDLETITAIARAYEQGKEISPGEMQALAGAGGSGGARPKANVRDGDVLWLAKFTSVHDQQPIERVEIATLRLAAACGIRTPETRLELADTPFPVALIKRFDRRGAARIPYISARTALGKTGAELGSYTEIVDFIRSHSSDPMSDFRELYRRLIFTILVSNKDDHLKNHGFLYVGAGQWRLSPVFDVNPAPDRNPHLETAILEGGAHDRSVALALEACAFFEIPEAEAREIIRTTAQCISDGWREAFRQVGVSGALARDYEAAFVSDEIVTARSF, translated from the coding sequence ATGGCCGATTTCGTCGCCCATGTCGCGCTTGGCGAAGGCCGGACATCGGTGGGCCAGTTGCGTTTCACCCATACCGGGCCACGGCAATTCTCGACCTTCGCCTATGGTGCCGAATGGATCGAAAACCCGCGCGCCTTCGCCATACAGCCCGATTTCTCTCTTGAGGCCGGGCCATTCCACACCTCGGGGCAGCCCGGCAACATGCGCGACGCATTGGCGGGCGTTTTCGCCGATGCGGCTCCGGACAGTTGGGGACGCAGGCTGCTCGAACGCGCCTATGGCAATGGTCTCAACGAATTCGAGTATCTGACGCTTTCCGACGATACCTGCCGGCAAGGCGCGTTGCGCTTTCTGGATGACAAGGGCGTGGTCATTCGCGGCAAGGCAGCGGACGCCGTTCCGCGTCTGGTCGATCTCGAAACCATTACGGCGATCGCGCGCGCCTATGAGCAAGGCAAGGAAATCTCGCCCGGGGAGATGCAGGCGCTGGCCGGCGCTGGCGGCTCCGGCGGCGCGCGCCCCAAAGCCAATGTCAGGGACGGCGATGTGTTGTGGCTGGCGAAGTTCACCTCGGTCCACGATCAACAGCCAATCGAGCGCGTCGAGATCGCGACGCTGCGTCTGGCCGCGGCCTGCGGTATCCGCACGCCCGAAACACGGTTGGAACTGGCCGACACGCCGTTCCCGGTCGCGCTGATCAAACGGTTCGACCGGCGTGGGGCCGCACGGATTCCCTACATCTCCGCGCGCACTGCGCTCGGCAAGACAGGAGCGGAACTGGGGTCCTATACCGAGATCGTTGATTTCATACGGTCTCATTCATCCGACCCCATGTCCGACTTTCGCGAACTTTATCGGCGTCTAATCTTCACCATCCTCGTGTCCAACAAGGACGATCACCTGAAGAACCACGGCTTCCTCTATGTGGGGGCGGGTCAGTGGCGCTTGTCGCCGGTATTCGACGTGAACCCGGCGCCGGACCGCAATCCGCATCTCGAGACCGCGATCCTTGAGGGCGGCGCCCATGATCGGTCGGTCGCCCTCGCGCTGGAAGCCTGCGCGTTTTTTGAGATCCCCGAGGCCGAGGCACGGGAGATCATCCGAACAACGGCGCAGTGCATATCGGACGGCTGGCGTGAAGCCTTCAGACAGGTGGGCGTCTCTGGCGCGCTGGCGCGCGACTATGAGGCTGCATTCGTCAGCGATGAAATAGTAACGGCGCGAAGTTTTTAA